From the Nitrobacter hamburgensis X14 genome, one window contains:
- a CDS encoding nucleoside deaminase — protein MNIDKSLDALFSSVRVVHRRNFLTVGAGLAAVTLAGGETVAKPANSTARAKSVITEQDRKHMSLAILTMRQAGVVDKTGGPFGAVVVRDGEVLAASGNSVLRDNDPSAHAEVNAIRIACKKIGAPNLRGATLFTSCECCPMCYATAYWARISKIYYAAAWTDYADLFDDSNISIDMKKPYPQRMLHPQQMMQEEAQKVWLEFRKLPDRAKY, from the coding sequence ATGAATATCGACAAATCGCTTGATGCATTGTTCTCATCGGTGCGCGTGGTGCACCGCCGGAATTTTCTGACAGTGGGTGCGGGCCTGGCTGCGGTAACCTTGGCTGGCGGTGAAACTGTAGCCAAGCCTGCAAATTCGACGGCTCGCGCGAAGTCGGTAATTACGGAGCAGGATCGTAAACATATGTCGTTGGCGATCCTGACCATGCGGCAAGCTGGCGTTGTCGACAAAACCGGTGGACCGTTCGGAGCCGTTGTGGTGCGTGACGGCGAGGTTCTCGCGGCAAGCGGCAATAGCGTATTGCGTGACAACGATCCATCCGCTCATGCCGAGGTCAATGCCATCCGCATTGCGTGTAAAAAGATCGGTGCCCCCAACTTGCGCGGCGCAACGCTGTTCACGAGCTGCGAATGCTGCCCGATGTGCTACGCCACAGCTTATTGGGCGCGTATCAGCAAGATCTACTATGCTGCCGCGTGGACAGACTATGCGGACTTGTTCGATGATTCAAATATCAGCATCGACATGAAGAAGCCGTACCCTCAGCGTATGCTGCATCCCCAACAGATGATGCAGGAGGAAGCCCAGAAAGTATGGCTGGAATTCCGAAAACTGCCTGACCGAGCCAAATATTGA
- a CDS encoding DUF3297 family protein — protein MTYENEITNDQLPDRLSTNPQSPYYNAEILSRDIGVRFKGVEKNNVEEYCVSEGWVRVTAGAARDRRGNPLTIKLSGTVEPYFRAGG, from the coding sequence TTGACTTACGAGAATGAAATCACCAACGACCAGTTGCCCGACCGTCTGTCGACAAACCCGCAAAGCCCTTATTACAACGCCGAGATTCTTTCGCGCGATATCGGCGTCCGTTTCAAGGGGGTCGAGAAGAACAACGTCGAGGAGTATTGCGTCAGCGAGGGATGGGTTCGCGTCACTGCCGGCGCGGCCAGGGATCGCCGCGGCAATCCGCTGACCATCAAGCTCAGCGGCACGGTCGAGCCGTACTTCCGGGCCGGGGGTTAA
- a CDS encoding IS5 family transposase (programmed frameshift), which yields MKRYELSDRQWATIAPLLPGKAGDPGRTGADNRLFVNGCLWVLRSGAHWCDLPERYGKWKTVHRRFSRWCHADVWERVFATLTADRDNQYLMLDSTIVRAHQQAATGKGGPKDQALGRSRGGLTTKVHMLADALGRPLRVIVTAGQVGDITQAPVLLEGQAGDAVLADKAYDSNALRALIAGMGAEAVIPSNRTRKVVIPHDADLYKHRNRIERCFNRLKHFRRFATRYDRRTVHFTGFIHLAAAMIWLR from the exons ATCAAGCGGTATGAGCTGAGCGATCGGCAGTGGGCAACGATTGCACCGTTGCTGCCAGGCAAGGCGGGTGATCCAGGGCGGACGGGAGCGGACAATCGGCTGTTCGTGAACGGCTGTCTGTGGGTGCTGCGCTCCGGCGCGCACTGGTGTGACTTGCCGGAGCGTTATGGCAAGTGGAAGACGGTGCATCGGCGGTTCAGCCGGTGGTGCCATGCCGACGTGTGGGAACGGGTGTTCGCCACCCTGACCGCCGACCGCGACAACCAATACCTGATGCTCGACAGCACCATCGTTCGCGCCCATCAGCAGGCGGCCACCGGAAAAGGGGGGC CCAAGGATCAGGCGCTGGGGCGGTCCCGAGGTGGACTGACCACCAAGGTCCACATGCTCGCCGATGCGCTGGGCCGCCCCTTGCGTGTCATCGTGACCGCCGGGCAGGTCGGAGACATCACGCAAGCCCCCGTGCTGCTCGAAGGCCAGGCCGGGGACGCCGTGCTCGCCGACAAGGCTTACGATAGCAACGCCTTGCGGGCCCTCATCGCCGGCATGGGCGCCGAAGCCGTGATCCCGTCAAACAGGACGCGCAAAGTCGTCATCCCGCATGACGCCGACCTCTACAAACACCGCAACCGGATCGAGCGCTGCTTCAATCGTCTCAAGCACTTTCGCCGCTTCGCCACCAGATACGACAGGCGCACCGTTCATTTCACAGGCTTCATCCACCTCGCCGCAGCCATGATCTGGCTGCGCTGA
- a CDS encoding DUF2946 domain-containing protein produces the protein MKWFRSNIKHGSRIALLALAIQFVLSFGHHHGAAALAAPAVSAQASDTGKTQTKPLATKDAAVRNFAKAAATSPAGPASGHDQDSDYCAVCAVMALASTVLFTEPPVLLLPEAYHFLYRATDAEFNHLESRRVVFQPRAPPAS, from the coding sequence ATGAAGTGGTTCCGGTCGAACATCAAACACGGATCGCGGATTGCGCTGCTCGCGCTTGCGATCCAGTTTGTGTTGTCGTTCGGACATCATCACGGCGCTGCTGCGCTCGCTGCACCCGCCGTCTCGGCGCAGGCGAGCGACACCGGCAAAACCCAGACCAAGCCCCTTGCGACCAAAGACGCAGCCGTCAGGAATTTCGCCAAGGCGGCGGCCACGAGTCCGGCCGGGCCGGCATCAGGTCACGATCAGGACAGCGACTACTGCGCCGTTTGCGCCGTCATGGCGCTCGCAAGCACGGTGCTGTTCACCGAGCCTCCGGTTTTGCTGCTGCCCGAGGCGTATCATTTCCTCTACCGGGCCACCGACGCCGAATTCAATCACCTCGAATCGCGGCGCGTCGTATTCCAGCCGCGCGCGCCTCCCGCCTCCTGA
- a CDS encoding TonB-dependent receptor yields the protein MSVPSNRFLAIARLGVVSLPVLGVMAMPDEISAQTALPGIVVNAPSPIVHRARPHQARPARTVRRGTTTRPSAAPQPEVASAPTPPSPPPANLPGTLPIVTDQFATVTVVPSDEIRRNGAATLGDLLNNKPGITGSSFAPGASSRPIIRGLDVNRVGIVENGIGSNGASDLGEDHFVPIDPLSTNQVEVIRGPATLRYGSTAIGGVVSASNNRIPETSPCAPPLTTQTYGYAVKAPQLSTPPGCVNFETRGALSSVDNGREGGVLLDAGGGGFAIHADAFARRTEDYAIPGGVQKNTATDSNGGSVGGSYLFDGGFVGAAITQNNSLYHIPGKEGEEFGTRIDAHQTKFTAKGEYRPDAAAIDAIRFWLGATDYKHNELGLADAADLSSDGVRQTFTNKEQEGRMEVQLAPFNLRFAALTTAIGVQASHQELTAPGPSDPFSPLNGLWDPNSNGRLAGYIFNEFKFSDTTKAQVAGRIEHVNLNGSTPSVIPELFDLAADPGAIGVATPRALNFTPASASVGLIQNLPWNLVASLTGQYVERAPKPAELFSRGAHDATETFDIGSPNLGIETAKSVEAGLRRATGPLRFELTGYYTRFNGFIYRRLTGNTCDETACAAGPGLELNQAIYSQTDATFRGGEFQFQYDVLPIWNGLFGIEGQYDIVRATFTDGTNVPRIPPQRAGGGVYYHDANWLARVNLLHAFAQNDVSGVETTTPGYNRLRAEVSYTTTLPKNDWWGAQKVTVGLVGDNLLNEDIRNAVAYNKDQVLLPGLNVRLFANVKY from the coding sequence ATGTCCGTTCCTTCCAATCGTTTTCTCGCAATCGCGCGCCTCGGCGTCGTGTCGCTTCCAGTCCTTGGCGTCATGGCGATGCCCGATGAAATTTCGGCTCAGACCGCCCTGCCCGGGATTGTGGTCAACGCGCCCAGTCCGATCGTGCACCGCGCACGGCCTCATCAGGCGAGGCCTGCGCGCACAGTCCGCCGCGGCACGACGACACGCCCATCCGCCGCCCCGCAGCCCGAGGTAGCCAGCGCGCCGACGCCGCCATCGCCGCCCCCCGCCAACTTGCCCGGCACGTTACCCATCGTGACCGATCAATTCGCGACCGTGACCGTGGTCCCCAGCGACGAGATTCGGCGCAACGGGGCAGCGACGCTGGGCGACCTGCTCAACAACAAGCCGGGCATCACCGGCTCCTCGTTCGCGCCGGGCGCTTCGAGCCGACCCATCATTCGCGGGCTCGACGTCAATCGCGTCGGCATCGTGGAGAACGGCATCGGGAGCAATGGCGCGTCCGATCTCGGCGAGGACCATTTCGTGCCGATCGATCCGCTTTCGACCAACCAGGTCGAGGTCATCCGCGGCCCGGCCACGCTGCGCTACGGCTCGACGGCGATCGGCGGCGTCGTCAGCGCCAGCAACAACCGCATTCCCGAAACCTCGCCGTGCGCGCCGCCGCTGACGACGCAGACCTACGGCTACGCCGTCAAGGCGCCGCAACTGTCGACGCCCCCCGGCTGCGTGAACTTCGAAACCCGTGGAGCATTGTCGAGCGTGGACAATGGCCGTGAAGGCGGGGTTCTGCTCGATGCCGGCGGCGGCGGTTTCGCCATCCATGCTGACGCCTTCGCGCGGCGGACCGAGGACTATGCGATCCCCGGCGGCGTGCAGAAAAATACCGCGACCGACTCGAACGGCGGCTCGGTCGGCGGCTCCTACCTGTTCGACGGCGGGTTCGTCGGCGCGGCGATCACCCAGAACAACAGCCTGTACCACATCCCCGGAAAGGAAGGCGAAGAGTTCGGCACCCGGATCGACGCGCATCAGACCAAGTTCACGGCAAAGGGCGAGTACCGCCCCGACGCGGCGGCGATCGACGCCATCCGGTTCTGGCTCGGCGCGACCGACTACAAGCACAATGAACTCGGCCTCGCCGACGCGGCCGATCTATCCAGCGACGGCGTTCGCCAGACCTTCACCAACAAGGAGCAGGAAGGCCGGATGGAGGTCCAGCTCGCCCCGTTCAACCTGCGCTTCGCTGCCCTGACGACCGCGATCGGCGTCCAGGCGTCGCATCAGGAACTGACGGCTCCGGGCCCGTCCGATCCATTCAGCCCGCTCAACGGTCTATGGGATCCGAACAGCAACGGCCGGCTCGCCGGCTATATCTTCAACGAGTTCAAGTTCAGCGATACGACCAAGGCACAAGTCGCCGGCCGGATCGAACACGTGAACCTCAACGGTTCGACTCCCAGCGTCATCCCCGAACTGTTCGACCTCGCCGCCGATCCGGGCGCGATCGGCGTCGCAACGCCGCGGGCCCTGAACTTCACGCCGGCAAGCGCCAGTGTCGGTCTGATTCAGAATCTGCCCTGGAATCTCGTGGCCAGCCTGACCGGGCAATACGTCGAACGCGCGCCAAAGCCGGCCGAATTGTTCTCGCGCGGTGCGCATGATGCGACGGAAACCTTCGACATCGGCAGTCCGAACCTCGGCATCGAGACCGCAAAGTCGGTCGAGGCGGGATTGCGCCGTGCGACCGGACCGCTGCGATTCGAACTGACCGGCTACTACACGCGGTTCAACGGCTTCATCTACCGGCGTCTGACCGGCAACACCTGCGACGAAACGGCGTGCGCAGCCGGCCCGGGTCTGGAATTGAACCAGGCCATCTACTCCCAGACCGATGCCACTTTCCGCGGCGGCGAATTCCAGTTTCAATATGATGTCTTGCCGATCTGGAACGGCCTGTTCGGCATCGAGGGACAGTACGACATCGTCCGCGCGACCTTCACGGACGGCACCAACGTGCCGCGAATTCCGCCGCAGCGCGCAGGCGGAGGCGTCTACTACCACGACGCCAACTGGCTGGCGCGCGTCAACCTGCTCCATGCCTTCGCGCAGAACGACGTGAGCGGTGTCGAGACGACAACTCCCGGCTACAACCGGCTGCGGGCCGAGGTCAGCTACACGACCACTCTGCCGAAGAACGATTGGTGGGGAGCACAGAAGGTGACGGTCGGTCTCGTCGGCGACAATCTGCTGAACGAGGACATCCGCAACGCCGTCGCCTACAACAAGGATCAGGTGTTGCTGCCAGGGCTAAACGTGCGGCTGTTCGCGAACGTCAAATACTGA
- the mbfA gene encoding iron exporter MbfA: MKQFADLTEREILALAISSEEEDSRIYHGFAEGLAEPFPASAAVLSGMAEEEVRHRGRLFDLYREKFGDYLPLIRRHDVTGFIKRKPLWLTRPLGLEEVRKYVLGMEKEAARFYRKAAETTRDASIRELLISLAEEEDRHDSLAGQLTAKHLTERVKAGEADSERRAFVLQYVQPGLVGLMDGSVSTLAPLFAAAFATHKPFETFLVGLAASVGAGISMGFAEALSDDGSLSGRGSPWIRGGVCGLMTAVGGLGHTLPYLIPDFYVATVLAVAVVIVELGVISWVRHRFMDTPWLQATFQIAVGGALVFAAGILIGSA; the protein is encoded by the coding sequence GTGAAGCAATTTGCCGATTTGACGGAACGCGAGATTCTGGCGCTCGCCATCTCAAGCGAGGAAGAGGACAGCCGCATCTATCACGGATTCGCCGAAGGGCTGGCCGAACCGTTTCCGGCCTCCGCCGCCGTCCTCTCCGGCATGGCGGAGGAAGAGGTTCGCCATCGCGGCAGACTGTTCGATCTCTACCGCGAAAAGTTCGGCGACTACCTGCCGCTGATCCGCCGCCACGACGTCACGGGTTTCATCAAGCGCAAGCCGCTGTGGCTGACGCGGCCGCTCGGCCTCGAAGAGGTCCGCAAATACGTCCTCGGCATGGAGAAGGAGGCGGCGCGGTTCTATCGCAAAGCCGCCGAAACCACGCGCGATGCATCGATCCGCGAATTGCTGATCAGCCTCGCCGAGGAGGAGGACAGGCACGATTCGCTGGCCGGGCAACTCACCGCGAAACATCTCACAGAGAGGGTCAAGGCCGGCGAAGCCGACAGCGAGCGCCGCGCGTTCGTTTTACAGTATGTGCAGCCGGGCCTTGTCGGGCTGATGGACGGCTCGGTCTCGACGCTGGCGCCGCTGTTCGCCGCCGCCTTCGCCACCCACAAACCGTTCGAGACATTTCTGGTCGGCCTCGCGGCGTCCGTCGGCGCCGGCATTTCCATGGGGTTTGCCGAGGCGCTGTCGGACGACGGCAGCTTAAGCGGCCGCGGCTCGCCGTGGATCCGCGGCGGCGTGTGCGGCCTGATGACGGCGGTCGGCGGCCTTGGCCACACCCTGCCCTATCTGATCCCGGATTTTTATGTGGCTACCGTGCTCGCGGTCGCCGTCGTGATCGTAGAACTCGGCGTCATTTCCTGGGTGCGCCATCGCTTCATGGATACGCCATGGCTGCAGGCGACATTCCAGATCGCGGTCGGCGGCGCGCTGGTTTTTGCCGCCGGAATCCTGATTGGGAGCGCCTAG
- a CDS encoding GNAT family N-acetyltransferase translates to MSDLSLTILTETANDAQAIERLHERTFGPGRFVLSAYRLREHVDHLLDLSLTARIGTLLVGSVRLLPVCIGDTPALLLGPLTVEPPFRGRGIGRAMLDRALSDARAKGHRLVVLVGDEPYYSRVGFKAIPKGQVDMPGPVDRARLLVCELVPGAFEGVSGMVRPDWTFAREATRQGE, encoded by the coding sequence ATGTCCGATCTGTCCCTCACCATCCTGACCGAGACCGCCAACGACGCGCAGGCCATCGAGCGTCTGCACGAACGCACCTTCGGCCCCGGCCGTTTCGTGCTCAGCGCATACCGGCTGCGCGAGCATGTCGATCATCTGCTCGACCTCTCCCTGACCGCCCGCATCGGCACGCTGCTGGTCGGCTCGGTCAGGCTGTTGCCGGTCTGCATCGGCGACACGCCGGCCCTGCTGCTCGGTCCGCTGACGGTCGAGCCGCCGTTCCGCGGCCGCGGGATCGGTCGCGCGATGCTCGATCGCGCGCTCAGTGACGCGAGGGCGAAGGGACATCGTCTGGTGGTGCTGGTCGGTGACGAACCTTATTACAGCCGCGTCGGTTTCAAGGCGATTCCGAAAGGGCAGGTCGATATGCCGGGCCCGGTCGATCGGGCCCGGCTATTGGTGTGCGAACTCGTGCCCGGTGCGTTCGAGGGCGTGTCCGGCATGGTCCGGCCCGACTGGACGTTCGCGCGGGAGGCGACGCGCCAGGGCGAATGA
- a CDS encoding metallophosphoesterase family protein, with protein sequence MTAFTLAHLSDPHLAPLPAPNLHQLAGKRALGYLNWKRSRHAIHRRDVLDALVADVRAQAPDHIAITGDLVNLALPDEFTRARAWLESVGAPADVTVVPGNHDAYVRVTKKQTSEWAGYLHGDGAEAGAPLAFPFLRRRGPLTLIGVSSAVPTAPFMATGTLGRAQLDALDRGFSQLASDPNFRVLLVHHPLSSKSSYKRLTDADALLTILGRHGVDLILHGHDHIHSTMWFEGPHGRIPAVGVPSASAVPYRHYPAAAYNLFSITRDGDAWRCEQRVRGFVNSAEGESAEVRELQRIRLI encoded by the coding sequence ATGACCGCATTCACACTCGCACATCTGTCCGATCCGCATCTCGCTCCGCTGCCGGCACCAAATCTGCATCAGCTCGCGGGCAAGCGCGCGCTCGGCTATCTGAACTGGAAACGCAGCAGGCACGCCATCCATCGGCGCGATGTGCTGGACGCTCTGGTTGCCGATGTCAGGGCGCAGGCTCCCGACCACATCGCGATCACCGGCGATCTCGTCAACCTCGCGCTGCCCGACGAATTCACGCGCGCGCGCGCATGGCTTGAAAGCGTCGGCGCGCCCGCCGATGTCACCGTCGTTCCCGGCAATCACGATGCCTATGTTCGCGTGACGAAAAAACAGACCTCGGAATGGGCCGGATATTTGCACGGCGATGGCGCCGAGGCAGGAGCGCCGCTTGCGTTTCCGTTTCTACGCCGCAGAGGGCCACTGACACTGATCGGCGTGTCGTCGGCGGTGCCGACCGCGCCGTTCATGGCGACCGGCACCTTGGGGCGCGCGCAGCTCGACGCGCTCGACCGCGGATTTTCACAGCTTGCGAGCGATCCGAACTTTCGCGTGCTGCTGGTCCATCATCCACTGTCTTCAAAATCGTCGTACAAGCGGCTGACCGATGCGGATGCGCTCTTGACGATACTGGGACGGCATGGCGTCGATCTGATCCTGCACGGCCACGATCACATCCATTCCACCATGTGGTTCGAAGGACCGCATGGCCGCATTCCCGCCGTCGGCGTGCCGTCGGCATCCGCGGTGCCTTACCGACACTATCCGGCCGCCGCCTACAACCTGTTTTCGATCACGCGCGACGGCGACGCCTGGCGCTGCGAGCAGCGGGTGCGCGGGTTCGTCAACAGTGCGGAGGGCGAGAGTGCGGAGGTCAGGGAATTGCAACGGATCCGATTGATCTAG
- a CDS encoding IS5 family transposase (programmed frameshift), whose protein sequence is MSDLFLLTEAQMRRIEPYFPLSHGIARVDDRRVISGIIFVIRNGLRWRDAPPGYGPYKTIYNRFVRWSRLGVFNKIFAELARKGGAPKRLMIDATHLKAHRTAASLLKKGLFSRCIGRTKGGLNSKLHAVCDGQGRPIIMLLSEGQMSDYKGAALMIDALPPARQLLADKGYDADWFRQALAARSITACIPSKSNRKEKIEYDRVLYRQRHKIENMFGRLKDWRRIHTRYDRCAHTFMSAICIAATIIFWL, encoded by the exons ATGTCCGATTTGTTTCTGCTCACTGAGGCGCAGATGCGCCGGATCGAACCGTATTTTCCGTTGTCGCACGGGATTGCGAGGGTTGACGATCGGCGGGTGATCAGCGGCATCATCTTCGTTATCAGGAATGGTCTGCGCTGGCGCGATGCACCGCCGGGCTATGGTCCGTACAAGACGATCTATAACCGGTTCGTGCGCTGGAGCCGGCTTGGCGTCTTCAACAAGATATTTGCTGAACTGGCTCGTAAGGGCGGCGCTCCGAAGCGATTAATGATCGACGCCACGCATTTGAAGGCGCACCGTACCGCCGCCAGCCTTTTAAAAAAGGGCCTGT TTTCCCGATGTATTGGGCGCACCAAGGGCGGCCTGAACTCCAAACTGCACGCCGTATGCGACGGTCAAGGCCGCCCCATCATCATGCTGCTCAGCGAGGGCCAGATGAGCGATTACAAAGGCGCGGCCCTGATGATCGATGCGCTGCCGCCCGCCAGGCAGTTGCTCGCCGACAAGGGTTACGACGCCGACTGGTTCCGTCAGGCTCTCGCCGCGCGCAGCATCACCGCATGCATCCCATCAAAGTCAAACCGCAAAGAGAAAATCGAATATGATCGGGTGCTCTATCGCCAGCGGCACAAAATCGAGAATATGTTCGGAAGGCTCAAGGACTGGCGACGTATCCATACCCGCTACGATCGGTGTGCTCACACATTCATGTCCGCTATCTGCATCGCAGCAACCATCATCTTCTGGCTCTGA
- a CDS encoding membrane protein, giving the protein MTYGIAFAPLVPVVVLWTALAAIVVIAVLLVVGRARGAAVRVAALALILLALANPSFTREEREPLSSVAAVIVDKSPSQNFGDRTDQTAKAREALVDRLKQIKGLEVRVVDAGQADGETDGTKLFSALSSTLSDVPTDRVAGAFLITDGRVHDIPDNVAALGFKAPVHALITGHNDERDRRVAIVAAPRFGIVGQTQTITYRLDDQGVSGEHAKVVVRRDGEVINERTVLSGETVNVDVDIKHAGQNIVEIEASPLTNELTPVNNRAVVPIDGVRDKLRVLLVSGEPHSGERTWRNLLKSDPSVDLVHFTILRPPEKQDGTPLNELSLIAFPTRELFQQKINEFQLIIFDRYARQGVLPIAYFDNIARYVRAGGAVLVSAGPDYASTTSIWRTPLDSVLPAEPAGVTDKPFHARLSEAGKRHPVTRGLEGSASDPPHWSRFFREVDTRNASVPPVMTGADGEPLLLLSRYDEGRVALLLSDHIWLWARGYEGGGPYLDLLRRMSHWLMKQPELDEEALRLEVHGKDLVVQRQTMADSVTPVVVTSPSGKTRELTLGASEPGLWKATLTADELGLWQASDGTLKALVNVGPVNPKEFSEVTSTVDELKPLAQASGGDARRIADGSNVDVPRIVPVHSSSVFRGDGWMGVRMRDASVVRGVGVLPVFAGLIGLLLLLGAFAATWLREGR; this is encoded by the coding sequence ATGACCTACGGCATCGCCTTCGCTCCGCTGGTTCCCGTGGTCGTGCTGTGGACCGCGCTCGCTGCGATCGTCGTGATCGCGGTGCTGCTCGTGGTCGGCCGCGCGCGGGGCGCGGCGGTGCGGGTGGCGGCGCTGGCGCTGATCCTGCTCGCGCTCGCCAACCCGTCGTTCACCCGCGAGGAGCGCGAACCGCTGTCCTCGGTGGCCGCCGTCATCGTCGACAAGAGCCCGAGCCAGAATTTCGGCGACCGCACCGACCAGACAGCGAAGGCGCGCGAGGCGCTGGTCGACCGCCTCAAGCAGATCAAGGGCCTTGAAGTCCGCGTCGTCGATGCCGGCCAGGCGGACGGCGAGACCGACGGCACGAAGCTGTTCTCGGCGCTTTCCTCGACCCTGTCCGACGTGCCGACCGACCGCGTCGCCGGCGCGTTCCTGATCACCGACGGGCGCGTTCACGATATTCCGGACAACGTCGCCGCCCTCGGATTCAAGGCGCCGGTCCATGCTCTGATCACCGGCCACAACGACGAACGCGACCGCCGCGTCGCGATCGTCGCAGCACCCCGTTTCGGCATCGTCGGCCAGACCCAGACCATCACCTACCGGCTCGACGATCAGGGCGTCAGCGGCGAGCACGCGAAAGTGGTCGTGCGCCGCGACGGCGAGGTCATCAACGAGCGCACGGTGCTGAGCGGGGAGACCGTCAACGTCGATGTCGACATCAAGCACGCCGGGCAGAACATCGTCGAGATCGAGGCCTCGCCGCTAACGAACGAACTGACGCCGGTCAACAATCGCGCCGTGGTGCCGATCGACGGCGTCCGCGACAAGCTGCGCGTGCTGCTGGTATCGGGCGAGCCGCATTCGGGCGAACGCACCTGGCGCAACCTCTTGAAGTCGGACCCCAGCGTCGATCTGGTTCACTTCACGATCCTGCGTCCGCCCGAGAAGCAGGACGGCACGCCGCTCAACGAACTGTCGCTGATCGCCTTCCCGACCCGCGAGCTGTTCCAGCAGAAGATCAACGAATTCCAGCTCATCATCTTCGACCGCTACGCCCGCCAGGGCGTGCTGCCGATCGCCTATTTCGACAATATCGCGCGTTACGTGCGCGCAGGCGGCGCGGTGCTGGTCTCGGCCGGCCCCGACTACGCCTCGACCACCAGCATCTGGCGGACGCCGCTGGATTCGGTGCTGCCCGCCGAACCGGCCGGCGTCACCGACAAGCCGTTCCACGCGCGCCTGAGCGAGGCCGGCAAGCGCCACCCGGTCACCCGCGGGCTTGAAGGCTCCGCGAGCGACCCGCCGCACTGGAGCCGGTTTTTCCGCGAGGTCGACACCCGCAACGCTTCGGTGCCGCCAGTCATGACCGGCGCCGACGGCGAGCCGCTGCTGTTGCTGTCGCGTTATGACGAAGGCCGCGTCGCGCTGCTGCTGTCGGATCACATCTGGCTGTGGGCGCGCGGCTACGAGGGCGGCGGCCCGTATCTCGACCTGCTGCGGCGGATGTCGCACTGGCTGATGAAACAGCCCGAACTCGACGAAGAGGCGCTGCGGCTCGAAGTCCACGGCAAGGACCTCGTCGTGCAGCGCCAGACCATGGCCGACAGCGTCACGCCGGTCGTCGTGACGTCGCCGTCCGGCAAGACCCGCGAACTGACGCTCGGCGCCAGCGAACCCGGCCTCTGGAAAGCGACGCTGACCGCCGACGAACTCGGATTATGGCAGGCGAGCGATGGCACGCTGAAAGCGCTGGTCAATGTCGGCCCGGTCAATCCGAAGGAATTCTCCGAGGTGACGTCGACCGTCGACGAACTCAAGCCGCTCGCGCAGGCCAGCGGCGGCGATGCCCGGCGGATCGCGGACGGCTCGAACGTCGACGTTCCGCGCATTGTTCCGGTGCATTCCTCCAGCGTGTTTCGCGGCGACGGCTGGATGGGCGTGCGGATGCGCGACGCCAGCGTGGTGCGCGGCGTCGGCGTTCTGCCGGTGTTCGCCGGGCTGATCGGCCTGTTGCTGCTGCTCGGCGCCTTTGCCGCGACCTGGCTGCGCGAGGGACGCTAG
- a CDS encoding NUDIX domain-containing protein, whose amino-acid sequence MTFQRLRRSFEPALRRLLHLYWRLARGMTLGVRGVVLDGDSRVFLVRHSYVAGWHLPGGGVEVGEAFRTALQRELMEEGRIEISGEPALHGIFLNSHVSPRDHVAVYVVRDFRQDRKPEPNHEIIDRGFFAADALPPETTAGTRLRIAEVLDHAPPILTWRRCPDRSP is encoded by the coding sequence GTGACTTTCCAGCGTCTGCGCCGCAGTTTCGAGCCTGCGCTGCGCCGGTTGCTTCACCTGTACTGGCGGTTGGCCCGCGGCATGACGCTGGGCGTGCGGGGGGTGGTGCTCGACGGCGACAGCCGCGTGTTTCTGGTCAGGCACAGTTATGTGGCGGGCTGGCATCTGCCCGGCGGCGGCGTCGAGGTCGGCGAGGCGTTCCGGACGGCGCTGCAGCGCGAATTGATGGAGGAGGGACGAATCGAGATATCCGGCGAACCGGCGTTGCACGGCATTTTTCTCAACAGCCATGTCTCGCCGCGCGATCACGTCGCGGTCTACGTCGTCAGGGACTTCCGGCAGGATCGCAAGCCCGAACCCAATCACGAGATCATCGATCGCGGCTTTTTCGCCGCCGACGCGCTGCCGCCGGAGACCACGGCCGGCACGCGGTTGCGGATCGCGGAAGTTCTCGATCATGCGCCGCCGATACTCACCTGGCGTCGCTGTCCGGACCGGTCACCATAA
- a CDS encoding DMT family protein gives MPVTIPSSVLPILMLFCSNVFMTFAWYGHLKFKESPLPLVIAISWGIAFFEYWLAVPANRWGSAVYSAAQLKTIQEVITLVVFAGFSVLYLKQPLGWNHALGFAFIALGAFFIFHKWS, from the coding sequence ATGCCTGTCACGATCCCGTCGTCGGTCTTGCCGATCCTGATGCTGTTCTGTTCGAACGTTTTCATGACCTTCGCCTGGTACGGGCATCTGAAATTCAAGGAGAGCCCGCTTCCGCTGGTCATCGCGATCAGTTGGGGCATCGCGTTCTTCGAATACTGGCTCGCCGTGCCGGCCAATCGCTGGGGCAGCGCGGTTTATTCGGCGGCACAGCTCAAGACCATTCAGGAAGTGATTACGCTCGTTGTCTTCGCCGGCTTCTCCGTGCTGTATCTGAAACAGCCGCTGGGCTGGAATCATGCCCTGGGCTTTGCGTTCATCGCACTCGGCGCGTTCTTCATTTTCCACAAGTGGTCGTGA